A portion of the Lolium rigidum isolate FL_2022 chromosome 1, APGP_CSIRO_Lrig_0.1, whole genome shotgun sequence genome contains these proteins:
- the LOC124667125 gene encoding uncharacterized protein LOC124667125, giving the protein MGEPNKDSGVEKLVESMQRMMAQLLEQAQTKAISGSDVLKNLEPNPARLTGPGDFFSWSRNALLILEAHGLEKFLREDEKKPGEVAQEQWDQQQKRVMVWLLGSMEKTVREQVEGLHSAAEVWTSIEKQFSGKSNKMQVSRIFHELRHIKQEQKTVTEYAGEIKKLYRDLEYFRPFKAHDPMDVSLLREWFEPLLVQTFLDGLNSEFNLRSQLIQATPDWPTLDQTIASVLEEETRLANQITAPQENDGRSALSSVNQDLSLGTSRNQHENVTRFYYTRKPGKVCDYCKQPGHLKKNCFDLVGYPPGWQQKKFNKFTSGSSNARRTDRAHLTLSREEPSAVTAQALEEFKGKLMANTTEGPIGTTSNAHCGKGSEDKKKSWDWN; this is encoded by the exons ATGGGAGAACCTAACAAGGATTCAGGTGTGGAGAAACTCGTTGAAAGCATGCAGAGGATGATGGCTCAGTTGCTAGAGCAGGCACAAACAAAGGCAATTAGTGGTTCTGATGTACTAAAGAATTTAGAACCAAATCCGGCCAGGTTGACCGGTCCGGGTGATTTCTTTAGCTGGTCTCGAAATGCTTTGTTGATCCTGGAGGCACACGGTTTGGAGAAATTTCTGAGAGAAGACGAGAAAAAGCCAGGAGAAGTAGCACAAGAGCAATGGGACCAACAACAGAAGCGAGTCATGGTGTGGTTGCTCGGTTCGATGGAGAAGACTGTGAGGGAACAAGTTGAAGGGCTTCACTCTGCAGCTGAGGTGTGGACAAGCATTGAGAAACAATTCTCTGGGAAATCAAACAAGATGCAGGTCAGTAGAATTTTCCATGAACTAAGGCATATCAAGCAAGAGCAGAAGACTGTAACTGAATATGCAGGAGAAATCAAGAAACTTTATAGAGACCTTGAGTATTTCAGACCATTCAAAGCACATGATCCCATGGATGTTTCACTCCTTCGTGAGTGGTTTGAACCATTGTTGGTTCAGACCTTCCTTGATGGCCTGAACTCCGAGTTCAATCTCCGTTCCCAGCTCATACAAGCCACGCCAGATTGGCCTACACTAGACCAAACCATTGCTAGTGTACTTGAAGAGGAAACAAGATTGGCGAATCAAATCACAGCTCCACAAGAAAATGATGGCAGATCTGCACTATCTTCAGTTAACCAAGATCTGTCTCTTGGTACTTCAAGAAATCAACATGAAAATGTTACTAGATTCTACTACACGAGGAAACCTGGGAAGGTGTGTGACTACTGTAAACAACCAGGCCATTTGAAGAAGAATTGTTTTGATCTAGTTGGTTACCCTCCTGGATGGCAACAAAAAAAGTTTAACAAATTCACTAGTGGCAGTAGTAATGCAAGAAGGACAGATCGAGCTCATCTTACACTATCTAGGGAGGAACCGTCTGCTGTAACAGCCCAAGCACTTGAAGAATTTAAGGGCAAACTTATGGCGAATACTACAGAAGGTCCTATTGGAACTACCTCCAACGCTCATTGTGGGAAAG GATCGGAAGACAAGAAGAAATCTTGGGACTGGAATTGA